One part of the Arabidopsis thaliana chromosome 1 sequence genome encodes these proteins:
- a CDS encoding uncharacterized protein (unknown protein; Has 39 Blast hits to 39 proteins in 17 species: Archae - 0; Bacteria - 0; Metazoa - 6; Fungi - 3; Plants - 28; Viruses - 0; Other Eukaryotes - 2 (source: NCBI BLink).) translates to MEENNNAGSDSDSNSVEDSQDYYEPISAVDLYNSNDDEEDSYLPIGGDGLSNGHCMIPDAEVGISSISINDNTDSEEETETETGPEIRRAFEEDERRRRSPLVEENAVRVMEAMRAISFPGTAPDWASDVNEDRWIDQLRRLRTTSQ, encoded by the exons ATGGAAG AGAACAACAACGCCGGGAGCGATTCCGACTCTAATTCCGTCGAAGATTCACAAGACTATTACGAACCGATCTCAGCCGTCGATTTATATAACTCCAacgacgatgaagaagacagTTATCTTCCGATCGGTGGAGATGGTCTCTCTAACGGCCATTGTATGATTCCGGATGCAGAGGTAGGAATCTCTTCTATTAGTATAAACGATAACACAGACAGcgaagaagagacagagacGGAGACTGGACCGGAGATCCGTAGAGCGTTTGAGGAGGACGAACGGCGGAGAAGATCGCCGTTAGTGGAGGAGAATGCCGTTAGGGTTATGGAGGCAATGCGAGCCATCTCATTCCCTGGAACGGCTCCTGATTGGGCCTCCGATGTTAATGAGGATCGTTGGATTGATCAGCTTCGAAGATTGAGAACCACTTCTCAATAA